The DNA window GAAGCGACGGCAAACTGGTATGGGCAGCAGATGGAAATGACATTTACTATCAGGGAGAAACCAGCAAGGAACTCCCGGTATCCGTAAAAATGACCTACTTCCTGGACGGCAAAGAAATCAGTGCTGCAGATCTGGCAGGAAAGAGCGGAAAAGTAAAGATCCGTATCGATTACACCAACAATTCTTCCCAGACCGCGAAGATCAACAGCAAGAAAGAGACCATTTATACACCATTTATGATGGCAACCGGTATGATCCTTCCGACGGATACCTTTACCAATGTAGAAGTAACCAACGGTAAAGTGATCTCCGATGGAAATAATAACATCGTTCTGGGCATCGGCTTCCCGGGTCTGTATGACAGCCTGAAACTGGGTGACCTGGACTCCTTCAAGGACAAAGAAAGCCCGGATTATGTAGAGATCACCGCAGATGTGGAAGATTTCTCCCTGGCACTGACCGCTACGGTAGCAACCACCGGTACATTGAAAGAACTGGGACTGGATGACATCGATGATCTGGATGATCTGCAGGACAGTCTCGATAAACTGACCGAATCCTCCACCGCACTGGTAGAAGGAAGCCGTGCGCTGCAGGAAGGCATCCAGGAACTGGACAGCTCCGCAGATACCTTCGTGGACGGACTGAACAGCGCAGATGACGGTGCAGGACAGTTAAAAGACGGTATCGATACGATGAACAACAGCAAAGGCAGCCTGATCTCCGGTATCGATCAGCTGGTAGCCGGCATGGAAAGCCTGGGAAGCGGCGCAGGAAGTTTACAGAGTGGTGTAAAATCCTACACCGACGGAACCGAGCAGCTGAACGCCGGTATCGCACAGGTCAACAGCGGTGCGAAACAGTTAAATGCAGGAATCAGCCAGTTAAATGAGAAGAAAGCAACGCTTACCGCAGGTGTTGCGCAGCTTTCCGAGGGCGGAAAACAGTTGGAGAGCGGAGCAGCCAGTCTGCAGTCCGGTCTGGTGGCTTACACCGGCGGAGCAGAGCAGCTGGGTGCAGGAATCCATACATTATATGATACGATGGAAGACAAACTCGGCAATGTCGGAGAACTTCCGGGTGCGGTAAGCGGACTCATGGACGGATGCAAGAAACTGAGCGCAGGAGCAGCAGCGCTGCAGGCAGGAGCAGATCAGGCAGCAGCCAGTGCTTCGAAACTGAACGATGCCGTGACAGCACTCAGCGGAGCAGTGACCGGAACCAAAGCAGCCGTATCGGCAGCACAGAGCGCTGTATCAGCACCACAGGTTGTAACAGATGTGACAAAAGCAAGTGAAGCAGCCAGCGCAGAGGCAACGACAAAAGCAAAAGAGGCAGTGGCAGCAGAAAATGAAAAAGTAAATGAAGCAGCCAGCACACAGGCAACAGAAAAGCAGAGAGCCAATGTGGAAGCTGCTCTGAAAGCTGCAGGTGTGGATGAAGCCACAAGACAGGCAGTGTTAAATAATCTGGCAGGTATTCAGGTCAATGTGGGCGTACAGACCAGTCCGGAAGTCAGCGTCCAGGTGGATGCATCCAAGGTAAGCACTTCCATCAGCCAGGAGACAAAGACCACACTTGCAGGTGTTCAGGAGAACCTGAAGAAAGTAGAATCCGGTCTTGCCGGTGTCAGTATGACAGAAACCGAAAAACAGATGCAGTCATTGAAAAACGGAGCAGACACCGTGGCAATAGGAACCGCAAATCTTGCCAAGAGTGCGGCAGCACTTGGCGATGCCGTAGAACCGCTGACGACATTCTCAACAATGACACAGACCATGCTGGGAGCTGTAAATCAGCTGAAGGAAGCCAGTGATACACTGACTGCCAATGATACCACGCTGAATACCGGAGCAGCAGCTCTGGCAGAGGGAACGAAATCTCTGAACAGCGGACTGACCACCCTGGCATCCGGCGCATCTGCCCTCAGTGACGGTGTCACACAGCTGGCACAGGGATCCGCATCCCTGACACAGGGAACCGAAACCCTGAAAAAAGGATCGGACACCCTGATCGCAAACAACAGCACCCTGAAAGACGGAACAGCAAAACTGGTAGCAGGAAGCAGCGCCCTGATCGTCGGCGGCAAAGCTTTACAGTCCGGTGGAAATACGTTAAGCGCAGGTATCCAGAAACTTGCAGATGGCGCCGCACAGCTGAAATCCGGAACCAGTCAGCTGGCAGACGGCGGCAAAAAATTAAAAGAAGGAACCACGAAACTTGCAGACGGCTCCACAGAACTTGCAGACGGTATGGAGGAATTTGACGAGGAAGGTATCCAGAAGATCTCAGATCTGGCAGGAGATAACCTGACTGCCCTGATGGATCGTCTGGACGCGGTGACAGAAGCCGACAAAGACTACACCGCATTCGACGGCTGGAAGAAAGATGCAGACGGCAGCGTAAAATTCATTATCGAGACAGCTGCAATCAAGTAATTGCTTTCGAAAAAAGCAGGGGAAACTGTTTACAAAAGATAATATCAGGACCGGAAGAGATTACGGTCCTGATATTATCATATCGGAACTTCGATTTGCGGGATAAATCAAAGGAAACTGGAAATCCTAGTTTTTAGCTAGTCTTTTCAAAAATTTCAAAGAATTTTTATTGATTTTGTGTCGCAAATATGTATAATTAGGGATAAAGAGAGTTGCTATGGGCGGCTGTCTTTGAGGGATACCAGAAACCTGCATTTGCAGGAGGTTATCATATTATGAAAGAAAGAGGTTAATGTAAAATGGCAGAAATTAATTTAAGTAAGTATGGCATTACCGGAACTACAGAGGTTGTTTACAATCCTTCTTATGAAATGTTATTTGAAGAAGAAACAAAATCTACACTGGAAGGTTTTGAAAAAGGACGGGAAAGTGAACTGGGAGCAGTTAACGTTATGACTGGTGTTTACACCGGACGTTCTCCTAAAGATAAGTTCATCGTAATGGACGAAAACTCCAAAGATACTGTTTGGTGGACTTCTGACGAATATAAGAACGATAACCACCCGGCAACACAGGAAGCATGGAGCGCAGTAAAAGAGCTGGCTCTGAAAGAACTGTCCAACAAGAGACTGTTCGTTGTAGATGCATTCTGTGGTGCAAACAAAGACACCCGTATGGCTATCCGTTTCATCGTAGAAGTAGCATGGCAGGCACATTTCGTAACTAACATGTTCATCAAACCTACAGAAGAAGAACTGAAAGACTTCGAACCGGATTTCATCGTATACAACGCTTCCAAAGCAAAAGTTGAAAATTACAAAGAGCTGGGTCTGAACTCTGAAACAGCTGTTATGTTCAACATCACAAGCCGTGAGCAGGTTATCGTAAATACATGGTACGGCGGAGAAATGAAAAAAGGTATGTTCTCTATGATGAACTACTATCTGCCACTGAAAGGCATCGCTTCCATGCACTGCTCCGCAAACACAGACATGAACGGCGAAAACACAGCAATCTTCTTCGGTCTGTCCGGAACAGGTAAAACTACACTGTCTACAGACCCGAAACGTCTGCTGATCGGTGATGACGAGCACGGCTGGGATGACAACGGCGTATTCAACTTCGAAGGTGGATGCTACGCAAAAGTTATCAACCTGGATGCTGAATCTGAACCAGACATCTACAACGCAATCAGACGTAACGCACTGTTAGAGAACGTTACTCTGGATGAGAACGGAAAAATCGACTTCGCTGATAAGAGCGTAACAGAGAACACCCGTGTATCTTACCCGATCGATCATATTGAAAAAATCGTTCGCCCGATTTCCGCAGCTCCGGCAGCTAAGAACGTAATCTTCCTGTCCGCAGATGCATTCGGCGTACTGCCTCCAGTATCTATCCTGACAGAAGCTCAGACACAGTATTACTTCCTGTCTGGTTTCACAGCTAAACTGGCTGGTACAGAACGTGGAATTACAGAACCGACTCCTACTTTCTCTGCTTGCTTCGGCCAGGCATTCCTGGAACTGCATCCTACAAAATATGCAGAAGAGCTGGTTAAGAAAATGGAAAAGAGCGGTGCAAAAGCATACCTGGTTAACACAGGTTGGAACGGTACCGGAAAACGTATCTCCATCAAAGATACCCGTGGTATCATCGATGCTATCCTGAGCGGAGATATCAAAACAGCTCCTACAAAGACTATTCCTTACTTCAACTTTGAAGTTCCGACAGAACTGCCGGGCGTAGACAGCGGAATCCTGGATCCTCGCGATACTTACGCAGATGCTTCTCAGTGGGAAGAAAAAGCGAAAGACCTGGCTGACAGATTCATCAAGAACTTCGCTAAATACGAAGGAAATGAAGCCGGTAAAGCTCTGGTAGCAGCTGGTCCTCAGAAATAATTAAAAAATATAAAGTGTTCAAACGATAAAAGAACTGCCGCTATCCGAAGTGATTCGGATGCGGCAGTTTTTGCACTGTAGAAATATTGTAAAAGAAAATGAGTGACAGAATATCGGACTTTGCATATCGATATTCTGCCACTTATTTTATGCGGGCAACGAGTCAAAGTCCGTGCTTGCACGAGACCTTGACGACTGCCGCGATAATCAAAATTAAGACCGCAGATATTTGATACAGGAAAGCGCGGCCTTCGCTCCTTCACCGACTGCAACAGAAACCTGCAGGATCCCGCCGATACAGTCCCCTGCGGCGAAGACGCCAGGGAGACCGGTATCCATCTGTTCGTTGACGATGATCCGCTCATCCTCAAGCCGGATACCAAGTTTCCGTGCGAGATCGCTACCCTTTGCAGTGCCGAGCGCCATGAAAAGGCATGCCGGGTGAAGCTGCGTGCCGTCTTCCAGACAGACAGCCTCCAGTGCATCTGTGCCGACAAGTTCCAGAACCGGTGTCTGGATGATCGTAACTTTCGGTGGAAAGTCAACCGAAGGTTCCAGTCCATTGGTCAGCAGTGTGACGGAGCCGACAACCGGAAGAAGTTCCTGGACTTCATGGAGGGCGTACTCGCCATTTCCAAGGACGGCGACAGATTCGCCGCGGTAGAGAAAAGCATCACAGACGGCACAGTAGCTGACACCATGCCCCTCGAGTTTGGCGAGATTCTTGATTTTCAATGTTTTTCGGGAAGTTCCGGTGGTGAGAATGATGGCGCGGGCTTCGATCTGCGTGGAAGCGGTAGAAACCAGATAGTTGCCGTTCCAGCTGATCCCAACTACCTCATCCTGCAAAAGCGTACCGCCGAGATCCTGTACCTGTTTTCTTCCGTTTTCAATCAGTTCATGACCGGAGAGGGGATGATCCAGTCCGAAATAATTTTCAATTTTTTCTGCTTTTTCCAGAGCACCGTTATCTTTTCCAATGACGGTAGTGGAAAATCCACCCCGGAGAATATAAAGAGCGGCGGACAGACCAGCCGGTCCGCTGCCGATGATGACAACATCCTGCATAAAGATTACCTCCTTGTAGGAATCGTGATTCCTGTTCGTTGTTTACTGTCAGTATAGGCAAAAATGGAGAAAAAAGCAAAGAAATCGTCTGTGACATGGTCACACAGAACGCAAAATGCAGTTACCGTTCTCTGATAATCCCCCCGAAGCGTGTTACCGGGTACGAAGTGAACAGGAATCTTGCAAGTTTGTGAATTTCGTACTATGATGATGCAGAAAGAAAAATACTGTAGAAGAGACAGAAAGAGGACATGCATATGAGAACAGAACGTTTATTTTATAAAGATTCCCACCAGACCACCTGCCAGGCGAAAGTGCTGGAGTGCAGAGAGGTGAAGAAAGGATATGAGATCCTTCTGGATCAGACTGTATTTTACCCGGAAGGGGGCGGACAGCCATGTGACATCGGAACCATGAACCAGGTGGAAGTTACCGATGTACAGGAAAAAGACGGAGAAATCTGGCATCGGACACGGGAAGCGATCCCTGAGGGAACAGAAGTGAACTGTAAGATCGACTGGGAGCGCAGATTTGACCTGATGCAGCAGCACTCCGGTGAGCACCTGATCAGCGGACTGATCCACGAAAAATACGGCTATAACAACGTAGGATTTCACATGGGAAGCGAGACGATCACGCTGGATGTGGACGGCGAAGTGCCGGAAGCGGTGCTGAAAGAGATCGAGGCAAAGGCAAATCAGTATGTGTGGGAGAATCATCCGGTTGAGATCACCCATCCGTCAGAGGAAGAACGGAAGACACTGCCTTACAGAAGTAAGAAAGAGCTGACCGGTGATGTGCGGATCGTAACCTGGCCGGGTATGGATATCTGTGCCTGCTGTGGTGTCCATGTGGACTTTTCCGGAGAGATCGGACAGATTACCCTGGTATCTGCGCAGAAGTTCAAGGGCGGTATGCGTATTGAGATGCTCTGCGGAAAACGGGCATTGGAGTATACCAATCAGTTAAAAGAACAGAACCGAAGGATTTCCCAGCTGTTGTCCGCAAAATGGAACGATACCGCAGATGCAGTGGAAAAATTACAGAAAGAATATCAGCAGTTAAAGTTCCGCATGGTAGGAATGGAACTGAAAAAGATCGAGACGATCGCAGCACAGACCGCAGGATGCGGCGATCAGCTGTTGTTCGAGGAAGATATGTCACCAGACAGCGTAAGAAAGCTGGCTTCGGATGTGATGGAAAGCTGTGGCGGCCGCTGCGCAGTGTTTAATGGCAATGACGAAAACGGCTATCGTTATATCATCGGAGAAAAAGATGGAGATCTCCGTGAATTTGTAAAAGAAATGAACCAGAAATTACAGGGACGGGGCGGCGGAAAGCCATTTTTCGTACAGGGTTCCGTGCAGGCATCCAGAAAGGAAATCGAAACATTTTTTGCTTCGTAAGGTAGCGTATGGCGAAAATACACGGATTTAACAAACTGACGTTGCTGGATTACCCGGGACGGCTGGCAGCTACCATTTTTCTCGGCTCCTGTAATTTCCGGTGTCCGTTCTGCCACAATGCCGGTCTGGTGCTGGCACCGGAGAGTGAGCCGCTGATTGAGGCGGAGGAAGTTCTGAAAGTGCTCAGAAAAAGAAAGGGAATCCTGGACGGCGTCTGTGTGACCGGCGGGGAACCGACGCTGGATTCGGGACTGACCGAACTTCTGGCACAGATCAAAGAGCTGGGGTATCCGGTCAAACTGGATACGAACGGAACCCGCCCGGCGCTGGTCAGGGAACTGGTTGATGCGGGGCTGGTGGATTATGTGGCAATGGACATCAAAAACAGCCCGGAAAAATATGCAGAGACCGCCGGCATCCGCCATCCGGATCTGGAAAGCATCACCCGTACGGTGGAATATCTGAAATCGGGTGTGGTGGACTATGAATTCCGAACCACAGTTGTGAAGGAACTTCACAAACGGGAAGATATCGAAGCCATCGGGCAGTGGCTTTCCGGGAGCCGGCGGTATTTTCTGCAAAACTATAAGGAGTCGGAGCAGGTGATCCGTCCGGTATTTACGTCCTACTCGCGCGAGCAGCTGGAGAATTTTCAGCAGATTCTTCAGAAAACGATTCCGCAGGTGGAGATTCGGGGGATATAGGCTCGGAATTTCGCGGTTCGGTGTGGATCGTCCGGTACCAGTAACCAAAATGCCCCGGCTGTGCGTCTTTGGCGCGGGCGGATTTAAAGTAAGGAAAACCGAACAGATTGGCGAGCAGACGTTCCCGCTCCTCATAGATGCCCGGAACAGCCAGAACGTAACAGACGGTATCGTCATGTTCCATTTTCCCGAGAAGAAAATGCTGGAAAGCGTGGCTGCCGTAGAGAAAAAACTGGTTGTTGCCGCAGGAAATCCCAAAGGAGCCAAGATGGGAAAGGTCTTTCGGGGATAATTGCAGGCAGTTGTGGATTTCCTCATCGAAAAACGGTGTGACCTGTGGATAACTCTCCGTCAGTCGTTTCCAGGAAAATGCGGGAGTCTGTGCACGTGCAGGTGCAGGGGTGGAAGAACGGGAGGAATCCGATGCAGGCTCCGGATCAGAACGCGTGTCGGCGGTGTCTGGCTCTACGGATTCCGGCTGTTCCAGCGAGGCTGCCCGGAGAAGCGGCACAGATTCCGGCAAAAGGAGATCTTCCGGGGAAATCCTGCAGTCGCTCCAGCAGGTGGCGTAACGCTGCCCGGTATCACAGACGACGATGAGACCGTCGATATCGTCGAGATTCCAGCTGGTGTTGCAGATATTGGTGTCGGGAATCTGGAACTGACCGTACACATCACCCTGTTTCCAGGCGGGATTGCCGAGA is part of the Blautia faecicola genome and encodes:
- the pckA gene encoding phosphoenolpyruvate carboxykinase (ATP); translation: MAEINLSKYGITGTTEVVYNPSYEMLFEEETKSTLEGFEKGRESELGAVNVMTGVYTGRSPKDKFIVMDENSKDTVWWTSDEYKNDNHPATQEAWSAVKELALKELSNKRLFVVDAFCGANKDTRMAIRFIVEVAWQAHFVTNMFIKPTEEELKDFEPDFIVYNASKAKVENYKELGLNSETAVMFNITSREQVIVNTWYGGEMKKGMFSMMNYYLPLKGIASMHCSANTDMNGENTAIFFGLSGTGKTTLSTDPKRLLIGDDEHGWDDNGVFNFEGGCYAKVINLDAESEPDIYNAIRRNALLENVTLDENGKIDFADKSVTENTRVSYPIDHIEKIVRPISAAPAAKNVIFLSADAFGVLPPVSILTEAQTQYYFLSGFTAKLAGTERGITEPTPTFSACFGQAFLELHPTKYAEELVKKMEKSGAKAYLVNTGWNGTGKRISIKDTRGIIDAILSGDIKTAPTKTIPYFNFEVPTELPGVDSGILDPRDTYADASQWEEKAKDLADRFIKNFAKYEGNEAGKALVAAGPQK
- a CDS encoding NAD(P)/FAD-dependent oxidoreductase; this translates as MQDVVIIGSGPAGLSAALYILRGGFSTTVIGKDNGALEKAEKIENYFGLDHPLSGHELIENGRKQVQDLGGTLLQDEVVGISWNGNYLVSTASTQIEARAIILTTGTSRKTLKIKNLAKLEGHGVSYCAVCDAFLYRGESVAVLGNGEYALHEVQELLPVVGSVTLLTNGLEPSVDFPPKVTIIQTPVLELVGTDALEAVCLEDGTQLHPACLFMALGTAKGSDLARKLGIRLEDERIIVNEQMDTGLPGVFAAGDCIGGILQVSVAVGEGAKAALSCIKYLRS
- a CDS encoding alanyl-tRNA editing protein, yielding MRTERLFYKDSHQTTCQAKVLECREVKKGYEILLDQTVFYPEGGGQPCDIGTMNQVEVTDVQEKDGEIWHRTREAIPEGTEVNCKIDWERRFDLMQQHSGEHLISGLIHEKYGYNNVGFHMGSETITLDVDGEVPEAVLKEIEAKANQYVWENHPVEITHPSEEERKTLPYRSKKELTGDVRIVTWPGMDICACCGVHVDFSGEIGQITLVSAQKFKGGMRIEMLCGKRALEYTNQLKEQNRRISQLLSAKWNDTADAVEKLQKEYQQLKFRMVGMELKKIETIAAQTAGCGDQLLFEEDMSPDSVRKLASDVMESCGGRCAVFNGNDENGYRYIIGEKDGDLREFVKEMNQKLQGRGGGKPFFVQGSVQASRKEIETFFAS
- a CDS encoding anaerobic ribonucleoside-triphosphate reductase activating protein; the encoded protein is MAKIHGFNKLTLLDYPGRLAATIFLGSCNFRCPFCHNAGLVLAPESEPLIEAEEVLKVLRKRKGILDGVCVTGGEPTLDSGLTELLAQIKELGYPVKLDTNGTRPALVRELVDAGLVDYVAMDIKNSPEKYAETAGIRHPDLESITRTVEYLKSGVVDYEFRTTVVKELHKREDIEAIGQWLSGSRRYFLQNYKESEQVIRPVFTSYSREQLENFQQILQKTIPQVEIRGI